A genomic stretch from Prionailurus bengalensis isolate Pbe53 chromosome E2, Fcat_Pben_1.1_paternal_pri, whole genome shotgun sequence includes:
- the TMEM170A gene encoding transmembrane protein 170A isoform X3, protein MWYGVFLWALVSSLFFHVPAGLLALFTLRHHKYGRFMSVSILLMGIVGPITAGILTSAAIAGVYRAAGKEMIPFEALTLGTGQTFCVVVVSFLRVLATL, encoded by the exons ATGTGGTATGGTGTGTTCCTGTGGGCACTGgtgtcctctctcttcttccatgTCCCTGCTGGATTACTGGCCCTCTTCACCCTCAGACATCACAAATATGGTAGGTTCATGTCTGTAAGCATCCTGTTGATGGGCATCGTGGGACCAATTACTGCTGGAATCTTGACAA GTGCTGCAATTGCTGGAGTGTACCGAGCAGCAGGAAAGGAGATGATACCATTTGAAGCCCTCACCTTGGGCACCGGACAGACATTCTGTGTAGTAGTGGTCTCCTTTTTACGGGTTTTAGCTACTCTATAG